A window from Phaeocystidibacter marisrubri encodes these proteins:
- a CDS encoding NADP-dependent isocitrate dehydrogenase, which produces MMNQALETEMKRPTTREAVRIAVAKGDGIGPEIMNATLSILQAAKANLQIEEIEVGEKVYLNGNSSGIEDEAWNVIRESKVFLKAPITTPQGGGYKSLNVTMRKSLGLYANVRPCGSYFPHIHTKHPDMDVVIIRENEEDLYAGIEHQQTDEVVQCLKLITRPGCEKIVRYAFEYARHYNRKKVSCFIKDNIMKHTDGLFHEVFREIAREYPDIESDSWIVDIGSARLAATPEIFDVIVMPNLYGDIVSDIAAEISGSVGLAGTANIGEQCAMFEAIHGSAPDIAGKDMANPSGLLKAAVLMLNHIGQTEVAERIQNAWLKTIEDGIHTADIFKKESSKKLVGTTEFAREVIQRLGSTPQFFEVVKSEAQGEFNLPKYVRKQPAKKILKGVDVFVDWKGEHPDELAENLHKIANTLHLKLITNRGVKVWPNGLPETFLTDHWRCRFEFDEETNSSPKAIWELLEKAFQHHIDVIKTENLYFFDGVRGYSLGQGQ; this is translated from the coding sequence ATGATGAATCAAGCGCTAGAAACCGAAATGAAGCGTCCTACCACTCGCGAAGCTGTCAGAATAGCTGTGGCGAAAGGAGATGGAATTGGACCTGAAATCATGAATGCGACTCTTTCCATTCTGCAAGCCGCTAAGGCCAACCTCCAAATCGAGGAGATTGAAGTGGGTGAGAAAGTATACCTCAACGGAAACAGCAGCGGCATAGAAGATGAAGCGTGGAATGTGATCCGTGAAAGCAAGGTGTTCTTAAAAGCCCCCATCACAACACCCCAAGGCGGAGGATATAAGAGTTTGAATGTCACCATGAGAAAGTCACTGGGACTGTACGCCAACGTTCGTCCTTGTGGCAGCTACTTTCCGCACATTCACACCAAACATCCAGATATGGATGTGGTCATTATCCGAGAAAACGAGGAAGACCTCTATGCGGGTATCGAGCATCAACAAACCGATGAAGTGGTTCAGTGCCTGAAGCTCATCACGCGCCCAGGATGTGAGAAGATTGTGAGGTATGCATTTGAATACGCCCGCCATTACAACAGAAAGAAGGTGAGTTGTTTCATCAAGGACAACATCATGAAGCACACAGATGGCCTATTCCATGAGGTTTTCCGCGAGATTGCCCGCGAGTATCCAGACATTGAATCCGACAGTTGGATTGTTGATATCGGTTCCGCTCGTCTCGCTGCCACTCCTGAAATTTTCGATGTGATTGTCATGCCAAATCTTTACGGCGACATCGTGTCGGATATCGCGGCAGAAATCTCCGGTTCCGTTGGACTGGCCGGAACGGCTAACATTGGAGAACAATGCGCCATGTTTGAGGCCATTCACGGTTCGGCTCCAGACATAGCGGGTAAAGACATGGCCAATCCATCTGGATTGCTAAAGGCTGCGGTGCTTATGCTCAACCACATCGGACAAACGGAAGTAGCAGAGCGTATTCAAAATGCTTGGTTGAAAACGATCGAAGACGGAATCCACACGGCTGATATCTTTAAAAAAGAAAGCAGCAAGAAGTTAGTAGGCACGACTGAGTTTGCCCGCGAAGTAATTCAACGATTGGGCTCTACGCCGCAGTTCTTCGAGGTGGTGAAGTCCGAAGCCCAAGGTGAATTCAACCTTCCAAAATACGTCCGCAAGCAGCCTGCAAAGAAAATCTTGAAAGGGGTTGATGTATTTGTGGATTGGAAGGGAGAACATCCCGATGAACTCGCCGAAAACCTTCACAAAATAGCGAACACACTCCACTTAAAGTTGATCACCAACAGAGGTGTAAAAGTATGGCCGAATGGGCTTCCTGAAACGTTTCTGACGGACCACTGGAGATGTCGTTTCGAGTTTGACGAAGAAACCAACTCAAGTCCAAAGGCCATTTGGGAATTGTTGGAGAAAGCCTTCCAGCATCATATCGATGTGATCAAGACAGAGAACCTTTACTTCTTTGATGGAGTGCGAGGATATTCCCTCGGTCAAGGACAATAA
- a CDS encoding sodium-dependent bicarbonate transport family permease: protein MSLDILFENLSNPALLFFLLGIVAVQVKSDLFIPETTSKFISLYLLFSIGFKGGQELAHSHFQTEMLWTILFGISSAVVVPIYAFFVLRKKLGVDNAGAIAAAFGSISAVTFVTGVSYLEMREIEFGGYMIALMALMEAPAIIIGLLLISLYRDSGDADHPSILHSVKHSITNGSVLLILGSLAIGFIASEKQAAGIAPFTTDIFKGFLAFFLLDMGIISGKKLSELRKHGLFPFAFSIALPLFNGITTAYLSGFITGSEGDRLLLSILVASASYIAVPASMKLAVPKANPGLYVPMALAITFPFNIAIGMPIYLSVIKG from the coding sequence ATGTCTTTAGATATACTTTTTGAAAACCTCTCGAACCCAGCACTACTCTTTTTTCTACTGGGCATCGTAGCCGTTCAAGTGAAGAGTGATTTGTTCATTCCTGAAACGACTTCAAAGTTCATCTCCCTCTACCTCCTCTTTTCGATTGGTTTTAAAGGAGGACAAGAACTCGCACATAGCCATTTTCAAACAGAAATGTTGTGGACCATTCTATTTGGCATCTCTTCCGCCGTGGTTGTCCCCATCTATGCATTTTTCGTTCTCCGAAAGAAACTCGGTGTGGACAACGCCGGAGCGATTGCAGCAGCTTTTGGTTCCATCAGTGCGGTGACCTTTGTAACGGGGGTATCCTACCTCGAAATGCGAGAAATAGAATTTGGAGGATACATGATTGCCTTGATGGCTCTGATGGAAGCTCCCGCCATCATTATTGGACTGCTATTGATTTCTCTATACAGAGATTCCGGCGACGCCGACCATCCTTCCATCTTGCATTCGGTTAAACATTCCATCACAAATGGCAGTGTCCTCTTGATTTTAGGTAGTCTAGCCATTGGATTTATCGCCAGTGAGAAACAGGCAGCGGGAATTGCGCCATTCACAACCGATATCTTCAAAGGCTTCCTGGCATTCTTCCTTTTGGATATGGGGATTATCAGTGGAAAGAAATTGAGCGAACTCCGCAAACATGGATTATTTCCATTCGCCTTTTCCATCGCACTGCCCCTATTCAATGGAATCACAACCGCCTACCTCAGCGGATTTATCACGGGCAGTGAAGGCGACCGACTCTTGCTGAGCATTCTGGTTGCAAGCGCCTCCTACATCGCTGTCCCTGCCTCCATGAAGCTCGCCGTACCGAAAGCCAACCCCGGACTCTATGTTCCCATGGCTCTGGCTATCACGTTTCCATTCAACATCGCGATCGGTATGCCGATTTATCTTTCGGTGATTAAGGGGTAG
- a CDS encoding LexA family transcriptional regulator: protein MLKELRRKQNITQDELASLLEVTRQTIQRWEADETKIPKATIGYLQYEFGLKSSATAKQNQALAKSSQGAGIPLLSIAALGGSANFDLALERAQVVAEYYAPEFKDADFMLPVKGDSMIPTYRPGDVIACKILHNPSFIEWNRPHVLAVEERGVLVKRLMPGSSDQQYKFVSDNNEYPAFEVPVKEIQSIAVILGLVRVEG from the coding sequence ATGTTAAAGGAGTTAAGGAGGAAACAAAATATTACACAAGACGAACTAGCCTCATTGTTAGAAGTTACTAGGCAGACAATTCAACGATGGGAAGCGGATGAAACCAAGATTCCCAAAGCCACTATAGGATATCTACAATATGAGTTTGGCCTGAAGTCCTCCGCTACAGCAAAGCAGAATCAAGCATTGGCAAAATCTTCTCAAGGAGCAGGCATTCCTCTTCTGTCAATTGCTGCATTGGGTGGGTCCGCCAACTTTGATCTTGCCCTGGAAAGAGCTCAGGTTGTTGCAGAGTATTACGCACCTGAATTCAAGGACGCAGACTTCATGTTGCCGGTAAAAGGAGACAGTATGATTCCTACATACAGACCTGGTGATGTAATAGCCTGCAAGATTCTTCATAATCCTAGTTTCATAGAATGGAATAGACCGCATGTACTAGCTGTGGAAGAGCGAGGAGTGTTGGTAAAGCGACTCATGCCAGGATCAAGCGATCAGCAATACAAGTTTGTAAGTGATAATAATGAATATCCAGCGTTCGAGGTTCCAGTAAAAGAAATACAAAGTATTGCTGTAATCTTGGGATTGGTAAGGGTTGAAGGATAA
- a CDS encoding LysR family transcriptional regulator, which produces MNYTLNQLRVFAKVVENESVTKASEVLHMTQPAVSIQLKKFQDQFEIPLTEIIGKRLYVTEFGRTIAEIAKNILSESEALQYKTKEFKGLLTGTLRIASASTGKYVMPYFLSAFSTSNPNVNLILDVSNKEHVVQGLKNNEIDFALVSVLPTDVEVHEELLVENKLFLISSREKIDSSKPLIFREKGSATRMAMDTYYGEKSRQKSIELTSNEAVKQAVISGLGYSILPLIGIKNELSNGELHIIPTKGLPVTTQWRLIWLKQKKLSPVSEAYLDFLRNHKDEIIREKFDWYDTYEHV; this is translated from the coding sequence ATGAATTACACACTGAATCAGCTACGTGTTTTTGCTAAGGTGGTTGAAAATGAAAGTGTTACCAAGGCGTCTGAAGTGTTGCACATGACGCAACCAGCGGTGTCGATTCAGTTGAAAAAATTTCAGGATCAATTTGAAATTCCGCTGACAGAGATCATCGGAAAGCGACTTTATGTGACAGAGTTTGGACGAACGATTGCAGAAATCGCCAAGAACATTCTCTCCGAATCTGAGGCATTGCAATACAAGACCAAAGAGTTCAAAGGACTTCTCACAGGGACACTTCGGATTGCTTCTGCATCCACGGGAAAATATGTCATGCCCTATTTTTTGAGTGCTTTTAGTACATCGAATCCCAATGTGAATTTGATATTGGATGTGTCGAACAAGGAGCACGTGGTGCAAGGGCTTAAGAATAATGAAATCGATTTTGCATTGGTTTCGGTATTGCCAACTGACGTAGAGGTGCACGAAGAATTGCTCGTAGAGAACAAATTGTTTCTGATTTCTTCTCGGGAAAAGATCGATTCATCAAAACCCTTGATTTTTCGGGAAAAAGGTTCAGCGACTAGAATGGCCATGGATACCTACTATGGGGAGAAATCTCGACAGAAGAGTATCGAACTCACCTCCAATGAAGCGGTGAAACAAGCGGTAATTTCTGGACTTGGCTATTCTATCCTCCCTCTGATTGGGATCAAGAATGAACTCTCAAATGGAGAGTTGCACATCATTCCAACCAAGGGTTTGCCTGTAACTACGCAATGGAGACTCATTTGGCTCAAGCAAAAAAAACTATCTCCAGTATCGGAAGCATACTTGGATTTCCTCCGAAATCACAAAGACGAAATCATCCGTGAAAAGTTCGATTGGTACGATACGTATGAGCACGTGTGA
- a CDS encoding RNA helicase has protein sequence MERKEPKTSTPTCGIIMPISEIDGCPASHWSDVLSIIKDVCSTSEFNANLVSDSDDIGVIHNRIVENIYSSDIIICDVSCKNANVMFELGMRLAFDKPTIIIKDDLTGYSFDTSLIEHLEYPRDLRFTSILEFKKNLGIKLKATHQKAQNDSNYSTFLKNFGKYKIAHLEDREVSSDTYILNAIEEMRREMRATRSMIMHEKDDVQRYLRPRNSRATEVSDADKKIFKRIVHDYLRSNEITVRPKEFEIILPQLVEELSQNQVLTKIAGDRFTFSQLIEESLFRN, from the coding sequence ATGGAAAGAAAAGAACCTAAGACCTCCACTCCTACTTGCGGAATTATAATGCCTATCAGCGAAATAGATGGATGTCCAGCTAGTCACTGGAGTGATGTTCTAAGTATCATCAAGGATGTTTGTAGCACAAGTGAATTTAATGCTAACCTTGTTAGTGATTCGGATGACATCGGAGTAATTCACAACAGAATAGTTGAAAACATCTATTCTAGCGATATCATCATTTGTGACGTTAGCTGTAAAAATGCTAATGTAATGTTCGAATTAGGAATGAGACTAGCCTTTGATAAACCCACTATCATCATCAAAGATGATTTAACAGGGTATTCATTTGACACTTCTCTGATCGAACACTTAGAATACCCTAGAGATTTACGTTTCACTTCGATATTGGAGTTCAAAAAAAACTTAGGCATAAAGCTAAAAGCAACTCACCAAAAAGCCCAAAACGACTCAAATTATTCCACCTTTCTAAAAAACTTTGGGAAATATAAAATAGCTCACCTCGAAGACAGGGAAGTAAGCTCCGATACATATATCTTGAATGCCATCGAAGAAATGCGGAGAGAAATGCGAGCTACTCGCTCGATGATAATGCACGAAAAAGATGATGTACAAAGATATTTAAGACCAAGGAATTCGCGGGCTACTGAAGTTTCAGATGCCGATAAGAAAATCTTCAAGAGAATTGTACATGATTATCTTAGGTCGAATGAAATTACGGTCAGACCAAAGGAGTTTGAAATTATCCTTCCGCAATTAGTTGAAGAACTTAGCCAAAATCAGGTTTTAACGAAAATAGCTGGAGATCGTTTTACATTCTCTCAGTTAATTGAAGAATCACTGTTTCGAAATTAA
- a CDS encoding site-specific integrase — MHELSTKILLYTHSKETKKGFPIKMRLTKNRQTKFVHLNVYSSKAFWNPKVNLVKSQHPDFVAVNKRIKEAEIKAMECLERNFGLDDSIKYISGKSVSSLSSFSEFARNYIEGLEKAGRTKTAITYNTGLDQFERISGNTKLQFSDLTYTRLLDFRNEKMGEGVSNSTIHNYLRVLRTLVNAAINAGYMDQSDYPFKKGLFPKVAPTRKQAITKEDVQRLKSLELKEGSLMEIARDIFLLQYYLAGIDYVDLIQLPANIVKKPSIRFLRQKLSGGGFEVEVPIIEPARALIKKYAARADKQLLFAWHHQPSENKLYASQRNRIQKKMAILLPGIKIGTKTARHTFASHGRQAGVDPDLLAQLMGHEVPGYQIANVYKERYGISSLKLAISQVVE, encoded by the coding sequence ATGCACGAGCTCTCCACTAAGATCCTTTTATACACCCATTCGAAAGAAACCAAGAAAGGTTTTCCGATCAAAATGCGTTTGACGAAAAACCGTCAAACCAAGTTTGTACATCTCAATGTGTACTCATCAAAAGCGTTTTGGAATCCGAAAGTCAACCTGGTGAAATCTCAGCATCCCGATTTTGTGGCCGTCAACAAACGCATCAAGGAAGCAGAGATCAAGGCCATGGAATGTCTCGAGCGCAACTTTGGGCTGGATGATTCCATTAAGTACATCTCCGGGAAATCCGTCAGCAGCTTGAGTAGTTTTTCGGAGTTTGCCAGGAACTATATTGAAGGGCTGGAGAAAGCCGGGCGAACCAAAACAGCTATAACCTACAATACCGGTCTTGATCAGTTCGAAAGAATATCAGGCAACACGAAGCTTCAGTTCTCAGACCTAACCTATACCAGGTTATTGGATTTTAGGAATGAGAAGATGGGGGAGGGCGTGTCAAACTCTACGATCCATAATTATCTCAGGGTACTTCGAACGCTCGTCAATGCGGCCATTAATGCCGGATACATGGATCAAAGCGATTATCCATTCAAAAAAGGGCTCTTCCCAAAAGTTGCTCCCACTAGGAAACAAGCCATTACCAAAGAGGATGTTCAGCGCCTCAAATCGCTCGAGCTCAAAGAAGGATCCCTTATGGAAATCGCCAGGGACATTTTCTTACTGCAGTATTACCTCGCTGGAATCGATTACGTGGATTTGATACAGTTGCCAGCAAACATCGTTAAGAAGCCTTCTATTCGCTTTTTGCGACAAAAGCTATCGGGTGGAGGATTTGAGGTAGAAGTGCCGATTATCGAGCCAGCAAGGGCACTGATTAAGAAGTATGCAGCACGAGCGGACAAGCAATTACTCTTTGCCTGGCATCATCAACCGTCAGAGAATAAGCTCTACGCATCCCAACGGAATCGAATTCAAAAGAAGATGGCCATTCTCTTACCAGGAATAAAAATCGGGACTAAGACAGCTAGGCACACCTTCGCATCTCATGGCCGGCAAGCAGGAGTGGACCCAGATCTATTAGCACAGCTCATGGGGCATGAAGTGCCGGGGTATCAGATTGCGAATGTTTATAAAGAAAGATATGGGATTTCAAGTCTTAAGCTGGCGATATCACAGGTCGTGGAGTAG